One part of the Dioscorea cayenensis subsp. rotundata cultivar TDr96_F1 chromosome 2, TDr96_F1_v2_PseudoChromosome.rev07_lg8_w22 25.fasta, whole genome shotgun sequence genome encodes these proteins:
- the LOC120271171 gene encoding putative disease resistance protein At5g05400 — protein MASLPKLKKLTLGELPALTSIYRGKLVCDSLCEIRINDCPKLKNLPFLMNNEVPVGMSIFVSEEWWKTVEWADPQLKELVQPSFGCHGYSFSRLDLQKLAINSYDGKLGNNDR, from the exons ATGGCTAGCCTACCAAAGTTAAAGAAATTGACGTTGGGGGAGTTGCCAGCGTTGACAAGTATTTACCGAGGGAAATTGGTTTGTGATTCCCTTTGTGAAATCCGAATAAACGATTGTCCCAAACTGAAGAACCTCCCATTTCTGATGAACAACGAGGTGCCTGTTGGCATGAGCATTTTTGTGAGTGAAGAATGGTGGAAAACGGTGGAATGGGCAGATCCACAGTTGAAAGAACTTGTTCAACCTTCCTTTGGCTGTCATGGATATTCCTTTTCCCG ATTGGATCTTCAAAAATTGGCTATTAATTCGTATGACGGAAAGCTTGGAAATAATGAtcgttga
- the LOC120272246 gene encoding probable disease resistance protein At1g15890 yields MGPKLCGTTRSMNVCNSMESGKEIKVEGLTDEEAWSLFKDKVGAEDIIMLAEIQPIAKQVAEECGRSLLAHDHRWPCFEESKTTASRRNALRQLKTSRADRYMDYEILVDELIEYWMAEGLIDEEGSIQTGKDRGHAYLKELKDACMIVSVGNDDKFVRMHDLIRDLAINITREPPLFMVKAGLQLEESPKEEEWVESLERVSLMSNGVKAFKGEPNCPRLTNFLLKENGAVTFSDTFFKHMHNLQVLDLSGTRIKSLPSSLSDLMNLHALILTNCSKLKCLPSLAKLHKLRQLKLGGLRSLN; encoded by the exons ATGGGTCCAAAGTTGTGTGGGACCACTCGCTCCATGAACGTTTGTAATAGCATGGAAAGCggaaaagaaattaaagtaGAGGGTCTTACGGATGAAGAAGCTTGGAGTTTGTTCAAGGATAAAGTTGGCGCTGAAGATATTATTATGTTGGCCGAAATACAACCAATTGCAAAGCAGGTAGCAGAGGAATGTGGAAGGTCGCTACTAGCCCACGATCATCGCTGGCCGTGCTTTGAGGAAAGCAAAACAACTGCCAGCCGGAGGAATGCATTACGACAACTCAAGACATCAAGAGCTGATCGATATATG GACTATGAAATCTTAGTTGATGAGTTGATTGAATACTGGATGGCTGAGGGATTGATTGATGAAGAGGGGAGTATACAGACTGGGAAAGACAGAGGCCATGCTTATCTCAAGGAACTCAAAGATGCATGCATGATAGTGAGTGTCGGGAATGATGATAAATTTGTGAGGATGCATGACTTAATCCGGGATCTTGCAATTAACATCACAAGAGAGCCACCTCTCTTCATGGTAAAAGCTGGATTACAATTGGAGGAGTCGCCTAAGGAGGAAGAATGGGTTGAAAGTCTAGAAAGAGTCTCGTTGATGAGTAATGGTGTCAAAGCATTTAAAGGCGAACCAAATTGTCCTCGTCTAACTAATTTCTTGCTGAAAGAAAATGGTGCAGTCACCTTCTCTGACACATTCTTCAAGCATATGCACAACCTTCAAGTCCTTGACCTCTCTGGGACTAGAATTAAATCACTTCCAAGTTCGCTTTCTGATTTGATGAACTTACATGCACTAATCTTGACGAATTGCTCTAAGCTCAAGTGTCTGCCTTCACTAGCTAAGCTTCATAAATTAAGACAGCTAAAACTTGGAGGATTACGTTCCCTGAATTAA